From a single Stomoxys calcitrans chromosome 4, idStoCalc2.1, whole genome shotgun sequence genomic region:
- the LOC106093502 gene encoding sperm-associated antigen 7: protein MDLLGSILNSMDKPPVNEEQKKLMKRQKEMAERIKNKQKEELLRFRKFVEERINRFAKDDRPHIEFQPLDKVHRSVIHDVAEYGGFICMSFGCEDIDRYSVVYKKENAPTEDEIAARRNGDGWNEEVAKEYADRRRKQKELDEQKRLARASQNSSVSATSSSGQSNSSNSGQNKNSSKEVETKPTFNYKDKYAHLIGQDAALEAARKTETNVSYGFVPSKNKKDVRSIEQTLADIQAKKRLKLQQQKEQEQLQQEKDGTTEQTTTSKTSSLATSSTSSEAITH from the coding sequence ATGGATTTATTAGGATCCATTTTAAATTCAATGGACAAACCTCCGGTCAATGAGGAGCAAAAGAAATTAATGAAACGCCAAAAGGAAATGGCAGAACGCattaaaaacaaacagaaagaaGAACTATTGAGATTTCGTAAGTTTGTGGAGGAAAGAATCAACCGTTTTGCCAAAGACGATCGCCCACATATAGAATTTCAGCCGCTCGACAAAGTTCATCGTTCAGTCATACATGATGTTGCCGAGTATGGTGGTTTCATTTGCATGAGTTTTGGCTGCGAGGATATCGATCGTTATTCCGTAGTTTATAAGAAAGAAAACGCTCCCACAGAGGATGAGATAGCAGCCCGACGTAATGGCGATGGTTGGAATGAGGAGGTGGCTAAGGAATATGCAGATAGACGTCGAAAACAAAAGGAATTGGACGAACAAAAAAGACTGGCTCGTGCTTCCCAAAATAGCTCAGTGTCTGCGACATCATCTTCCGGCCAAAGCAATAGTTCAAATTctggacaaaataaaaatagttcTAAAGAAGTCGAGACTAAGCCCACATTTAACTACAAAGATAAATATGCTCATCTCATTGGCCAAGATGCAGCATTAGAAGCTGCCAGAAAAACAGAAACTAATGTTTCCTATGGATTTGTGCCCAGTAAAAATAAGAAGGATGTTCGTTCGATAGAGCAGACCTTAGCTGACATTCAGGCAAAGAAGAGACTCAAATTGCAGCAACAAAAGGAACAGGAACAACTCCAACAAGAAAAAGATGGGACCACAGAACAGACGACAACATCAAAGACATCCTCACTGGCAACATCCTCGACATCTTCCGAAGCAATAACTCATTGA